In Labilithrix sp., a genomic segment contains:
- a CDS encoding biopolymer transporter ExbD — protein sequence MKSGGGGASGADGLLTEINVTPLVDVVLVLLILMMVTATTLASKTIPVDLPKASTGSSAKDAKEPFTLAIDADGAMFVKEERVDDAAVRARARGAEGAVLAADGRARHETVVHALELLRAERVAKIAIVVRDAR from the coding sequence ATGAAGTCCGGCGGCGGAGGCGCTTCTGGGGCCGACGGGCTCCTCACCGAGATCAACGTGACGCCGCTCGTCGACGTCGTGCTCGTGCTCCTCATCCTGATGATGGTCACCGCGACGACGCTCGCGTCGAAGACGATCCCGGTCGACCTGCCGAAGGCCTCGACCGGCTCGAGCGCGAAGGACGCGAAGGAGCCGTTCACCCTCGCGATCGACGCCGACGGCGCGATGTTCGTGAAGGAGGAGCGCGTCGACGACGCCGCGGTGCGCGCGCGGGCGCGTGGGGCGGAGGGCGCGGTGCTCGCCGCGGACGGGCGCGCACGCCACGAGACGGTGGTGCACGCGCTCGAGCTCCTGCGCGCGGAGCGGGTGGCGAAGATCGCGATCGTCGTCCGAGACGCGCGATGA
- a CDS encoding MotA/TolQ/ExbB proton channel family protein produces the protein MSIENKVRALAGAGAGWIMWVLLALSVMVVAIAIERAIVLLSRNDDVRALRKDLASALGRGDLDAARGLVHASRSIEARVLAAGLGALGRGRSAVGERLASEAQLMRLSLERRLAILGTVGSNAPFVGLLGTVIGIIRAFHALDASGGQVSTALMAEIGEALAATAMGLFVALPAVALFNAFQRTIATRIARAEALGRELMSFVKEGEG, from the coding sequence ATGTCGATCGAGAACAAGGTGCGCGCGCTCGCCGGTGCGGGCGCGGGCTGGATCATGTGGGTGCTGCTCGCGCTCTCGGTGATGGTCGTCGCGATCGCGATCGAGCGCGCGATCGTGCTCCTGTCGCGCAACGACGACGTGAGGGCGCTGCGGAAGGACCTCGCGAGCGCGCTCGGGCGGGGTGACCTCGACGCGGCGCGCGGGCTCGTCCACGCGTCGCGGTCGATCGAGGCGCGCGTCCTCGCGGCCGGTCTCGGCGCGCTCGGCCGCGGGCGCAGCGCGGTGGGCGAGCGGCTCGCGAGCGAGGCGCAGCTGATGCGCCTCTCGCTCGAGCGGCGGCTCGCGATCCTCGGCACGGTCGGCTCGAACGCGCCGTTCGTCGGCTTGCTCGGGACCGTGATCGGCATCATCCGCGCCTTCCACGCGCTCGACGCGAGCGGCGGTCAGGTGTCGACCGCGCTGATGGCCGAGATCGGCGAGGCGCTCGCCGCGACCGCGATGGGCCTCTTCGTCGCGCTCCCCGCGGTCGCGCTCTTCAACGCGTTCCAGCGGACGATCGCGACACGCATCGCGCGCGCGGAGGCGCTCGGCCGCGAGCTCATGTCGTTCGTGAAGGAAGGTGAAGGATGA
- a CDS encoding TonB-dependent receptor yields MHTTLEKIGGAAVVCTVLLRASAASAEDPPRDADDDDEVLTATATVEAPARAPVTRTVQREEMASVAGTRGDALRAVELLPGVSRPPVGSDQPVIRGANPFDTQVFLEGAPVPILFHLAGLSSFVHSRVLESIDLQPSNFSPRYGRKVGGIIEVRLRDPRMDGLHGVAEVSFLDTSIMAETPIGKNAGVLAAVRRSNLDAVLRSAQSLGDLGITAAPVYWDYQSVASFALGEDDRLRLLAYGSRDSFGLVLADPNEADPAVRGAFGATSEFHRVQVEHRHRWKGGSSLESSLTYGRQNESGSFGDVGRYVFAIDTLQARTEATAIVAPELRIVAGVDALANRFDGSYAGIPPPGGEGDAPTPLSLQRRISLQTETWVPLPGAYVEAGIRPTPALLLAPGIRADYNHQIGAAAVDPRFSMRYEATSSTALKAGVGRFSQSPDERMAVVPVGNPNLRMTHALHASSGVEHRIGDAFVGSVEGFGKWITGVVAATPEGRPPFYANAQDGRVFGAELMLRKKPREGDRFFGFLSYTLMRSERRDAGTNAPWRLFDRDQPHIVSATAVVRLGRGWEVGSSLRFTSGTPYTPIVGATYEATTDVYSPRIGRPLSARNPPFFRLDARVQKTWDFRRWKLAAYLDVQNATNQANAEGFSYSYDYRRREANNGIPILPILGVRGEL; encoded by the coding sequence TTGCACACGACCCTCGAGAAGATCGGGGGAGCCGCGGTCGTTTGCACCGTGCTCCTCCGCGCGTCAGCTGCGTCCGCGGAGGACCCGCCACGAGACGCGGACGACGACGACGAGGTGCTCACCGCGACGGCGACGGTGGAGGCGCCGGCGCGGGCTCCGGTGACGCGGACCGTCCAGCGAGAAGAGATGGCGAGCGTCGCCGGGACGCGCGGGGACGCGCTCCGCGCGGTGGAGCTCCTGCCCGGCGTCTCGCGGCCGCCGGTCGGCAGCGACCAGCCGGTCATCCGCGGCGCCAACCCGTTCGACACGCAGGTGTTCCTCGAGGGCGCGCCGGTGCCGATCCTCTTTCACCTCGCCGGCCTCTCGAGCTTCGTGCACTCGCGCGTGCTCGAGTCGATCGATCTCCAGCCGTCCAACTTCTCGCCGCGGTACGGGCGCAAGGTCGGCGGCATCATCGAGGTGCGCCTCCGCGACCCGCGGATGGACGGCCTCCACGGCGTCGCCGAGGTGAGCTTCCTCGACACGTCGATCATGGCGGAGACGCCGATCGGGAAGAACGCCGGCGTGCTCGCGGCGGTGCGGCGAAGCAACCTCGACGCGGTCCTCCGCTCGGCGCAGAGCCTCGGCGACCTCGGCATCACCGCCGCGCCGGTGTACTGGGACTACCAGTCGGTCGCGAGCTTCGCGCTCGGCGAGGACGATCGCCTCCGGCTGCTCGCCTACGGCTCGCGCGACAGCTTCGGGCTCGTCCTCGCGGATCCGAACGAGGCCGACCCCGCCGTGCGCGGCGCGTTCGGGGCGACGAGCGAGTTCCACCGCGTCCAGGTCGAGCACCGGCATCGATGGAAGGGCGGCTCGTCGCTCGAGAGCTCGCTCACGTACGGACGGCAGAACGAGAGCGGGAGCTTCGGCGACGTCGGGCGCTACGTCTTCGCGATCGACACGCTGCAGGCGCGCACGGAGGCGACCGCGATCGTGGCGCCGGAGCTCCGGATCGTCGCCGGCGTCGACGCGCTCGCGAACCGCTTCGACGGGAGCTACGCCGGCATCCCGCCGCCCGGCGGCGAAGGCGACGCGCCGACGCCGCTCTCGCTCCAGCGACGCATCTCGCTCCAGACCGAGACCTGGGTGCCGCTCCCCGGCGCGTACGTCGAGGCCGGTATCCGGCCGACGCCGGCGCTGCTGCTCGCCCCCGGCATCCGTGCAGATTACAACCACCAGATCGGCGCGGCCGCGGTCGATCCGCGGTTCTCGATGCGCTACGAGGCGACGTCGTCGACCGCGCTCAAGGCCGGCGTCGGCCGCTTCTCGCAGTCGCCGGACGAGCGGATGGCGGTCGTGCCGGTCGGGAACCCGAACCTGCGCATGACGCACGCGCTCCACGCGAGCAGCGGCGTCGAGCATCGGATCGGCGACGCGTTCGTCGGCTCGGTCGAGGGCTTCGGGAAATGGATCACCGGCGTCGTCGCGGCGACGCCCGAGGGGCGGCCGCCGTTCTACGCCAACGCGCAGGACGGTCGCGTCTTCGGCGCGGAGCTGATGTTGCGGAAGAAGCCGCGCGAGGGCGACCGCTTCTTCGGCTTCCTCTCCTACACCCTGATGCGGAGCGAGCGCCGCGACGCCGGCACGAACGCGCCGTGGCGCCTCTTCGATCGCGATCAACCGCACATCGTGAGCGCGACGGCGGTGGTGCGGCTCGGACGCGGCTGGGAGGTCGGCTCGAGCCTCCGCTTCACGAGCGGCACGCCCTACACGCCGATCGTCGGCGCGACGTACGAGGCCACGACCGACGTGTACTCGCCGCGCATCGGTCGCCCGCTCAGCGCGCGCAACCCGCCATTTTTCCGCCTCGACGCCCGCGTCCAGAAGACGTGGGACTTCCGGCGCTGGAAGCTCGCGGCGTACCTCGACGTGCAGAACGCGACCAACCAGGCGAACGCCGAGGGCTTCAGCTACAGCTACGACTACCGGCGGCGCGAGGCGAACAACGGGATCCCGATCCTCCCCATCCTCGGCGTGCGAGGTGAGCTGTGA
- a CDS encoding formate--tetrahydrofolate ligase, with protein sequence MEFSPRPIAAVAEELGLTAADYVPYGRGKAKLELGILERAPRGKGRLVLVTAINPTPAGEGKTTTSIALAMGLRRMGRNAVLALREPSLGPVFGVKGGGTGGGRASLTPADDINLHFTGDIHAITTAHNLLSALVDNAVYFGDQVPDKGEIDPRQITWGRALDMNDRFLRKCVIGLGGKASGTPREERFDITAASEVMAILALASSHADLEARLGRIVIGQTYDGKPVRASDIDAAAAMTAVLRDALQPNLVQTEEGGPAIVHCGPFGNIAHGCNSVLATRLAMSLGDYAISEGGFGFDLGGEKFLDIKCRQAGIWPRALVLVATLRALKMHGGAPVKQCSEPNMDLLKKGIEHLEKHLETSHAFGLKPIVAINVFPNDTAEEIQAVEKAVESLGARLARSEGFAKGGEGSLELARVVAEVVDATDSAPPQPKYVYELCDPPKTKIEKIAKTVYGAKGVTFAPAAEKSLAKWTEIAGSELPVCMAKTQLSLTDDPTVPGRPRDFTIGVRDVRLSAGAGFLVALTGEMMTMPGLPKVPASRTIKLLPNGKIKGLMQND encoded by the coding sequence ATGGAATTCTCGCCGCGTCCGATCGCCGCTGTCGCCGAAGAGCTGGGCCTCACCGCCGCCGACTACGTCCCGTACGGCCGCGGCAAAGCGAAGCTCGAGCTCGGCATCCTCGAGCGCGCGCCTCGCGGCAAGGGCCGCCTCGTCCTCGTCACGGCGATCAACCCGACGCCCGCGGGCGAAGGAAAGACGACGACGTCGATCGCGCTCGCGATGGGCCTCCGCCGCATGGGCAGGAACGCGGTCCTCGCGCTGCGCGAGCCCTCGCTCGGCCCCGTCTTCGGCGTGAAGGGCGGCGGCACCGGCGGCGGCAGGGCGTCGCTCACGCCCGCCGACGACATCAACCTCCACTTCACCGGCGACATCCACGCGATCACGACCGCGCACAACTTGCTCTCGGCGCTCGTCGACAACGCGGTGTACTTCGGCGATCAAGTCCCGGACAAAGGCGAGATCGACCCGCGCCAGATCACGTGGGGCCGCGCGCTCGACATGAACGATCGCTTCCTCCGGAAGTGCGTCATCGGCCTCGGCGGCAAGGCGAGCGGAACGCCGCGCGAGGAGCGCTTCGACATCACGGCCGCGAGCGAGGTGATGGCGATCCTCGCGCTCGCCTCGTCGCACGCGGACCTCGAGGCGCGGCTCGGACGCATCGTGATCGGGCAGACCTACGACGGCAAGCCCGTGCGCGCCTCCGACATCGACGCCGCCGCCGCGATGACGGCGGTGCTCCGCGACGCGCTGCAGCCGAACCTCGTCCAGACCGAGGAGGGCGGGCCCGCGATCGTGCACTGCGGTCCGTTCGGGAACATCGCGCACGGCTGCAACAGCGTGCTCGCGACGCGCCTCGCGATGAGCCTCGGCGACTACGCGATCAGCGAGGGCGGCTTCGGCTTCGATCTCGGCGGCGAGAAGTTCCTCGACATCAAGTGCCGTCAGGCGGGCATCTGGCCGCGCGCGCTCGTGCTCGTCGCGACCCTGCGCGCGCTCAAGATGCACGGCGGCGCGCCGGTGAAGCAGTGCAGCGAGCCGAACATGGACCTGCTGAAGAAGGGGATCGAGCACCTCGAGAAGCACCTCGAGACGTCGCACGCGTTCGGCCTCAAGCCGATCGTCGCGATCAACGTCTTCCCGAACGACACCGCGGAGGAGATCCAGGCGGTCGAGAAGGCGGTCGAGTCGCTCGGCGCGCGGCTCGCGCGCTCGGAGGGCTTCGCGAAGGGCGGCGAAGGCTCGCTCGAGCTCGCGCGCGTGGTCGCGGAGGTCGTCGACGCCACCGACTCCGCGCCGCCGCAGCCGAAGTACGTCTACGAGCTCTGCGATCCGCCGAAGACGAAGATCGAGAAGATCGCGAAGACGGTGTACGGCGCGAAGGGCGTGACGTTCGCGCCCGCGGCCGAGAAGAGCCTCGCGAAGTGGACGGAGATCGCGGGCAGCGAGCTCCCCGTCTGCATGGCGAAGACGCAGCTCTCGCTCACCGACGATCCCACCGTCCCGGGGCGTCCGCGCGACTTCACGATCGGCGTCCGCGACGTGCGCCTCTCCGCCGGCGCGGGCTTCCTCGTCGCGCTCACCGGCGAGATGATGACGATGCCCGGCCTCCCGAAGGTCCCCGCCTCGCGCACGATCAAGCTGCTCCCGAACGGCAAGATCAAGGGCCTGATGCAGAACGACTGA
- a CDS encoding NAD(P)-binding domain-containing protein, which yields MKKVAVLGSGMVGETLAGGFLKHGYEVMRASREPAKLAEWKAKAGDKAQTGTFADAAKWGDVVVLAVKGDAAESALELAGADNLAGKTVLDTTNPIAGAPVNGVLPYFTKMDESLMERLQKKNPKAHLVKCFSSVGNARMVNPDYGGTKPTMFICGDDDGAKAETKGILEAFGWEAMDCGGVTAARAIEPLCMLWCIPGFRENSWTHAFKVLR from the coding sequence ATGAAAAAGGTCGCGGTTCTGGGCTCGGGGATGGTGGGTGAGACGCTGGCCGGAGGCTTCCTCAAGCACGGCTACGAGGTGATGCGCGCGTCGCGCGAGCCGGCGAAGCTCGCGGAGTGGAAGGCGAAGGCCGGCGACAAGGCGCAGACCGGCACGTTCGCGGACGCGGCGAAGTGGGGCGACGTCGTCGTGCTCGCGGTGAAGGGCGACGCGGCGGAGTCGGCGCTGGAGCTCGCCGGCGCCGACAACCTCGCCGGGAAGACCGTGCTCGACACGACGAACCCGATCGCGGGCGCGCCGGTGAACGGCGTCCTCCCTTACTTCACGAAGATGGATGAGTCGCTGATGGAGCGGCTCCAGAAGAAGAACCCGAAGGCGCACCTCGTGAAGTGCTTCTCCTCCGTCGGCAACGCGCGGATGGTGAACCCCGACTACGGCGGGACGAAGCCGACGATGTTCATCTGCGGCGACGACGACGGCGCGAAGGCGGAGACGAAGGGGATCCTCGAGGCCTTCGGCTGGGAGGCGATGGACTGCGGCGGCGTCACCGCCGCGCGCGCGATTGAGCCGCTCTGCATGCTCTGGTGCATCCCCGGCTTCCGCGAGAACAGCTGGACCCACGCCTTCAAGGTGCTTCGCTAG
- a CDS encoding DUF4388 domain-containing protein has translation MQDPAAKASALPSIPPGGGGGGRPTSGGRSYVLRFISGKYQGGEFPIVNDKPIIVGRSSDLDMVLVEDMVSRKHARITMQQDQIWIEDLGSTNGTFVNGEKIKRARLKEGDRVLIGTSILKVIAGEGQRDGETAKRDLENVAAARRTTQARTMSGSIEEVPLPDLLQLFATSKKNGVLVIRTESDDVGKIFLRKGVIYYASINDLDDVPPMKSIFRMLTWQKGLFDLDPPDEREFPNEINLSVQEVLMEGLRQLDEFNEIRNELPDLNTRLVLSQPVIPPLRDLKPEELDILQLAHNYGHLETVLNKSLATDLDTVHSILKLLKGSYLRPE, from the coding sequence ATGCAAGATCCCGCCGCCAAGGCATCCGCTTTGCCGTCGATCCCACCGGGTGGTGGGGGCGGCGGACGTCCGACCTCAGGCGGCCGGTCGTACGTGCTGCGCTTCATCAGCGGCAAGTACCAGGGCGGCGAGTTCCCGATCGTCAACGACAAGCCGATCATCGTCGGCCGCTCGAGCGATCTCGACATGGTCCTCGTCGAGGACATGGTGAGCCGCAAGCACGCGCGCATCACCATGCAGCAGGACCAGATCTGGATCGAGGACCTCGGGTCCACGAACGGCACCTTCGTCAACGGCGAGAAGATCAAGCGCGCCCGCCTGAAGGAGGGCGACCGCGTCCTCATCGGCACGTCGATCCTCAAGGTCATCGCCGGCGAGGGCCAGCGCGACGGCGAGACCGCGAAGCGCGACCTCGAGAACGTCGCCGCCGCGCGGCGCACGACGCAGGCCCGCACGATGAGCGGGTCGATCGAGGAGGTCCCGCTCCCCGACCTCCTCCAGCTCTTCGCGACGTCGAAGAAGAACGGCGTCCTCGTCATCCGCACCGAGAGCGACGACGTCGGCAAGATCTTCCTCCGCAAGGGCGTCATCTACTACGCGTCGATCAACGACCTCGACGACGTCCCGCCGATGAAGAGCATCTTCCGGATGCTCACGTGGCAAAAGGGCCTCTTCGATCTCGATCCGCCGGACGAGCGCGAGTTCCCGAACGAGATCAACCTGAGCGTGCAGGAGGTCCTCATGGAGGGCCTCCGCCAGCTCGACGAGTTCAACGAGATCCGGAACGAGCTGCCCGACCTCAACACGCGGCTCGTCCTCTCGCAGCCCGTCATCCCGCCGCTGCGCGACCTCAAGCCGGAGGAGCTCGACATCCTCCAGCTCGCGCACAACTACGGCCACCTCGAGACCGTCCTCAACAAGAGCCTCGCGACGGACCTCGACACGGTCCACAGCATCCTGAAGCTGCTGAAGGGCTCGTATCTCCGCCCCGAATAG
- a CDS encoding DUF2330 domain-containing protein: MRFTTLALGTFFAGALAVTDVRDAVACGGCFHPATPIVSGTETTSVVTDHRMVFKVSTNETILWDQVRYTGAPEEFAWVLPVREGARIELSRDEFIGALEAATRTTVRGPVRTCRTANGGTRTVGGDDSGGGCGGSDDSATLDSARAGGDDGDTVDAGAAEESDGVEIVAEAVIGPYQSVTLRSKNGEGISEWLTKNGFAIPDNVKPTVDAYTREGFDFIALRLRPGQGVQAMRPVRVVTPGSDATLPLRMVAAGVGARVGLTLWIIAEGRYQAQSFPNAVVDRSKLVWNGKTGRSNLTDLQRTALATNDGRTWLTETSDRQSFERNVIVLGDDTSSVHTLYTQQCITRPPRVRPCDEDKLPGPGAQDADGGAGGASDAGACTELVSGCDGWDDLEVARRGLHEGDIWLTRMRADLPVAALSTDLRLEAGGQTPISARHQANVFSDPNDEPCPDGVLRSNNTAPPPNIPPDDDSACTCRTTRPLHKQAGTWLLIAATTFAAARIARQRKR, from the coding sequence GTGCGTTTCACCACTCTCGCGCTGGGGACCTTCTTCGCCGGCGCCCTCGCCGTCACCGACGTGCGCGACGCCGTCGCGTGCGGTGGCTGCTTCCACCCCGCGACGCCGATCGTCTCCGGGACCGAGACGACGAGCGTCGTCACCGACCATCGCATGGTGTTCAAGGTCTCGACGAACGAGACGATCCTCTGGGACCAGGTCCGCTACACCGGCGCGCCGGAGGAGTTCGCGTGGGTGCTGCCGGTGCGGGAGGGCGCGCGCATCGAGCTCTCGCGCGACGAGTTCATCGGAGCGCTCGAGGCCGCGACGCGCACGACCGTCCGCGGGCCGGTCCGCACCTGCCGCACCGCGAACGGCGGCACGCGGACCGTCGGCGGCGACGACTCCGGCGGCGGTTGCGGCGGCAGCGACGACTCGGCGACGCTCGACTCGGCGCGGGCGGGCGGCGACGACGGGGATACGGTCGACGCTGGCGCGGCGGAGGAGAGCGACGGCGTCGAGATCGTCGCCGAGGCCGTCATCGGCCCCTACCAGTCCGTCACGCTCCGCTCGAAGAACGGCGAGGGCATCAGCGAGTGGCTCACGAAGAACGGCTTCGCGATCCCCGACAACGTGAAGCCCACCGTCGACGCGTACACGCGCGAAGGCTTCGACTTCATCGCGTTGCGCCTGCGGCCCGGCCAGGGCGTCCAGGCGATGCGCCCCGTCCGCGTCGTCACGCCCGGCAGCGACGCGACGCTTCCGCTCCGCATGGTCGCCGCCGGCGTCGGCGCGCGCGTCGGCCTCACGCTCTGGATCATCGCCGAGGGCCGCTACCAGGCGCAGAGCTTCCCCAACGCCGTCGTCGACCGCAGCAAGCTCGTATGGAACGGCAAGACGGGCCGCTCGAACCTCACCGATCTCCAGCGGACCGCGCTCGCGACGAACGACGGCCGCACGTGGCTCACCGAGACGAGCGACCGCCAGAGCTTCGAGCGGAACGTCATCGTCCTCGGCGACGACACGAGCTCGGTCCACACGCTCTACACGCAGCAGTGCATCACGCGTCCGCCGCGCGTGCGTCCATGCGACGAGGACAAGCTCCCCGGCCCCGGCGCACAAGACGCCGACGGCGGCGCGGGCGGCGCGAGCGACGCGGGCGCGTGCACCGAGCTCGTCTCCGGCTGCGACGGGTGGGACGACCTCGAGGTCGCGCGCCGCGGCCTGCACGAAGGAGACATCTGGCTCACGCGCATGCGCGCCGACCTCCCCGTCGCCGCGCTCTCGACCGACCTTCGTCTCGAAGCGGGCGGGCAGACGCCCATCTCCGCCCGGCACCAGGCGAACGTGTTCTCCGACCCGAACGACGAGCCATGCCCCGACGGCGTGCTCCGCTCCAACAACACCGCCCCGCCCCCGAACATCCCGCCCGACGACGACAGCGCGTGCACCTGCCGCACGACGCGCCCCCTCCACAAGCAAGCAGGCACGTGGCTCCTCATCGCCGCGACCACGTTCGCCGCCGCCCGCATCGCGCGTCAGCGAAAGCGGTAG
- a CDS encoding SDR family NAD(P)-dependent oxidoreductase, translated as MATVVITGASMGIGEALALAWAKRGAAVVLSARGRDALDGVARACVAAGGRAIVVAGDVTEEAHREELVERAVAETGALDVLVNNAGRGFYAPALKVDVEEMRKLFELNVVAPLRLTQIAAPHLERSRGVIVMMSSIAGVVAPPRYAAYAASKFALEAISMSMRSELAATGIQVVVVRPGPVKTPFRANATRAPGEVGYDQPDPDAQSAESVANLTLRAVDRRSAVIETSAYVRGAATAMRLVPPAVRFALRRMATKRAS; from the coding sequence ATGGCGACGGTCGTGATCACGGGGGCTTCGATGGGGATCGGGGAGGCGCTCGCGCTCGCGTGGGCGAAGCGTGGGGCCGCCGTCGTCCTCTCGGCGCGTGGGCGGGACGCGCTCGACGGCGTCGCGCGGGCGTGCGTGGCGGCGGGAGGGCGCGCGATCGTGGTCGCGGGGGACGTGACGGAGGAGGCGCATCGGGAGGAGCTCGTCGAGCGCGCGGTCGCGGAGACGGGGGCGCTCGACGTGCTCGTCAACAACGCGGGGCGCGGGTTCTATGCGCCGGCGCTGAAGGTCGACGTCGAGGAGATGCGGAAGCTCTTCGAGCTCAACGTCGTCGCGCCGCTGCGGCTCACGCAGATCGCGGCGCCGCACCTCGAGCGGTCGCGCGGCGTGATCGTGATGATGTCGAGCATCGCGGGCGTCGTCGCGCCACCGCGCTACGCGGCGTACGCCGCCTCCAAGTTCGCGCTCGAGGCGATCTCGATGTCGATGCGCTCCGAGCTCGCGGCGACGGGGATCCAGGTCGTCGTCGTGCGGCCCGGGCCGGTGAAGACGCCGTTCCGCGCCAACGCGACGCGCGCGCCGGGAGAGGTGGGCTACGACCAGCCCGATCCCGATGCCCAGAGCGCCGAGTCCGTCGCGAACCTCACCCTGCGCGCGGTCGATCGGCGGAGCGCCGTGATCGAGACGAGCGCGTACGTGCGCGGCGCCGCGACCGCGATGCGCCTCGTCCCGCCCGCCGTCCGGTTCGCGCTCCGGCGGATGGCGACGAAGCGCGCGTCGTAG
- a CDS encoding class I SAM-dependent methyltransferase produces the protein MNPLRWAKAEVLHIAWKRGRYTPPDRKVFEDEILRAIAADDGNQRILSVGVAWYTKLYSTPFTGKTFITLDVDESRAEYATTAHVVGDLRDLERHFAEPFDVILMNGVIGYGLDTADDVDRALRSSAARLRPGGLLVLGVNEEKPTHVDPAAVPAHALFAPAAFGPWSEGRVTIAIPFRERTHTFMFWRRR, from the coding sequence GTGAATCCCCTCCGCTGGGCCAAGGCCGAAGTGCTGCACATCGCGTGGAAGCGCGGCCGCTACACGCCGCCCGATCGCAAGGTGTTCGAGGACGAGATCCTCCGCGCGATCGCGGCCGACGACGGGAACCAGCGCATCCTCTCCGTCGGCGTGGCGTGGTACACGAAGCTGTATTCTACACCCTTCACGGGGAAGACCTTCATCACCCTCGACGTCGACGAGTCGCGCGCCGAGTACGCGACGACGGCGCACGTGGTCGGCGATCTCCGCGACCTCGAGCGCCACTTCGCGGAGCCGTTCGACGTCATCCTCATGAACGGCGTGATCGGCTACGGCCTCGACACCGCCGACGACGTGGACCGCGCGCTCCGCTCCTCCGCCGCGCGCCTCCGCCCGGGCGGGCTGCTCGTCCTCGGCGTCAACGAGGAGAAGCCCACCCATGTGGATCCCGCGGCGGTGCCGGCGCACGCGCTGTTCGCGCCGGCCGCGTTCGGCCCCTGGAGCGAGGGCCGCGTGACGATCGCGATCCCCTTCCGCGAGCGCACGCACACGTTCATGTTCTGGCGCCGCCGCTGA
- the hisD gene encoding histidinol dehydrogenase: protein MPSPPAAPAVLAALGLRVWTSAHDSELRAALARLAGRGETDSAKVEPAVREVLEAVKKEGDAAVLRYVERFERRRPAALHRSEIGGRDALDRLPKEARAALELAADRIAVFHRKERDAMFGGSGFRVEEGGRHLGLRVRPLARVGVYAPGGKARYPSSVLMSAIPAKVAGVPEIVLATPLAGDASDDAILAAAHLAGVSAVVDAGGAQAIAALAWGTESIPRVDKIVGPGNAYVACAKRMVYGAVSIDSIAGPSEILVVADEDANAAHVAADLLSQAEHDEDAYALLVTTSRDLVTQVGAALEAQLADLPRAAIAAESLRRHGEAFVVASRDELAAVANTIAPEHLSLQVREPDALLDAIHHAGAAFVGGSTPEAVGDYVAGPSHVLPTGGAVRFGSPLGVHDFVARTSIIRYTPEALAKDAAAIVDFARLEGLEAHARAVLVRSFRP from the coding sequence ATGCCTTCGCCTCCGGCCGCTCCCGCCGTTCTCGCCGCCCTCGGCCTCCGCGTCTGGACGAGCGCCCACGATTCGGAGCTTCGCGCAGCCCTTGCGCGCCTCGCGGGGCGGGGCGAAACCGATTCGGCCAAGGTCGAGCCCGCCGTGCGCGAGGTCCTCGAGGCCGTGAAAAAAGAAGGGGACGCGGCCGTCCTTCGCTACGTGGAGCGCTTCGAGCGCCGTCGCCCCGCGGCGCTTCACCGCTCTGAAATCGGCGGAAGGGACGCGCTCGACCGCCTCCCGAAGGAGGCCCGGGCTGCGCTCGAGCTTGCCGCGGACCGGATCGCCGTGTTTCACCGCAAGGAACGCGACGCGATGTTCGGGGGCTCCGGGTTCCGTGTCGAGGAGGGAGGCCGCCACCTCGGGCTCCGCGTCCGCCCGCTCGCGCGCGTGGGCGTCTACGCCCCCGGCGGAAAGGCGAGGTACCCGTCGAGCGTCCTCATGAGCGCGATCCCGGCGAAGGTCGCGGGCGTCCCCGAGATCGTCCTCGCGACCCCGCTCGCGGGGGACGCGAGCGACGACGCGATCCTCGCGGCCGCGCACCTCGCCGGCGTGAGCGCCGTCGTCGACGCCGGCGGCGCGCAGGCGATCGCCGCCCTCGCGTGGGGCACGGAGTCGATCCCGCGCGTCGACAAGATCGTCGGCCCCGGCAACGCGTACGTCGCGTGCGCCAAGCGCATGGTCTACGGCGCGGTGTCGATCGACTCGATCGCGGGGCCGAGCGAGATCCTCGTCGTCGCAGATGAAGACGCGAACGCGGCCCACGTCGCGGCGGACCTCCTCTCGCAGGCCGAGCACGACGAAGACGCGTACGCGCTGCTCGTGACGACGTCGCGCGACCTCGTCACGCAGGTGGGGGCCGCGCTCGAGGCGCAGCTCGCCGATCTCCCGCGCGCCGCGATCGCGGCCGAGTCGCTGCGCCGTCACGGTGAGGCCTTCGTCGTCGCGTCGCGCGACGAGCTCGCCGCGGTCGCGAACACGATCGCGCCGGAGCACCTGAGCCTCCAGGTCCGCGAGCCCGACGCGCTGCTCGACGCGATCCATCACGCCGGCGCGGCCTTCGTCGGCGGGTCGACGCCGGAGGCAGTCGGCGACTACGTCGCGGGCCCGTCCCACGTGTTGCCCACCGGCGGCGCGGTGCGCTTCGGCTCGCCGCTCGGCGTGCACGACTTCGTCGCGCGGACCTCGATCATCCGCTACACGCCCGAAGCGCTCGCGAAGGACGCCGCCGCGATCGTCGACTTCGCCCGCCTCGAAGGCCTCGAGGCACACGCCCGCGCGGTCTTGGTCCGATCGTTCCGACCGTGA